A window from Nitrospiraceae bacterium encodes these proteins:
- a CDS encoding PilZ domain-containing protein, with protein sequence MTEHRSEFRLPVERRAFLKRDGKTILCDVLDLTEHGLRLRTEFPIAVGDTLHLECQLEAHTIIHCALVVTHVKAPYVGGRITDISTEHHRQLMRHIQQLIAQNLGGV encoded by the coding sequence ATGACTGAACACCGTAGCGAGTTCCGCCTTCCTGTCGAGCGCCGCGCCTTCCTGAAGCGGGACGGTAAGACGATCCTCTGCGATGTGTTGGACCTGACGGAACATGGACTGCGACTTCGGACAGAATTCCCGATTGCTGTCGGAGATACCCTCCATCTCGAATGCCAGCTGGAGGCTCACACCATCATTCATTGCGCGCTCGTCGTCACGCACGTCAAGGCTCCTTACGTCGGAGGGCGCATTACCGACATCTCGACCGAACACCACAGGCAACTCATGCGCCACATTCAACAGCTGATCGCCCAGAACCTGGGGGGAGTGTAG
- a CDS encoding DMT family transporter: MTSSQPPSGDDNHHAGHLVPILCLIGVVALLSSITPVMKNVFLHSEMSFVDIARERVHIGFLILAGMTVCLDWRGVRALRFQDSLHLAGVGVLGVASYTIAAWGLMYTSVTHYALVYSLLPTFTAIFSYCLGRQHTNPLTWFGILLSWVGCAVAISGGGGPQAADFGLGDALALLFTLMMSVHIVMSPHVVKQHGVLTSNTVMFGASALFLWAGSIIWGTGSQQESFSLNVAGSVLFIGAGTAGVFLLRSRSLRSLPPTMVGAYHNLIPICTIGIAHFSLDEPLPLSTILGAIAVLLGSELVRRASSFGFSLTWPSWGVRRDLAPTWTAAPAAIRSYSKRFQR, translated from the coding sequence ATGACATCATCCCAGCCTCCTTCCGGTGACGACAACCATCATGCCGGCCACCTGGTGCCCATCCTCTGCCTTATCGGTGTCGTCGCGCTGCTCAGCTCCATCACGCCGGTCATGAAGAATGTCTTCCTGCACAGCGAGATGAGCTTTGTTGATATTGCCCGTGAACGCGTCCACATCGGATTTCTGATCCTTGCAGGGATGACAGTCTGTCTGGATTGGAGAGGTGTCCGTGCCTTGCGTTTCCAAGACAGCCTGCACCTCGCAGGCGTGGGGGTACTCGGCGTCGCTTCCTATACCATCGCTGCATGGGGGCTGATGTATACAAGCGTCACTCACTATGCGCTGGTTTATAGTCTGCTGCCCACGTTTACCGCCATCTTCAGCTATTGCCTCGGCAGGCAACACACAAACCCTCTCACCTGGTTCGGTATTCTTCTGTCGTGGGTCGGCTGTGCCGTAGCGATCTCGGGAGGAGGCGGGCCCCAAGCCGCGGATTTCGGCCTCGGCGACGCGTTGGCGCTCCTGTTCACTCTGATGATGTCAGTACATATTGTGATGAGTCCCCATGTCGTGAAACAACATGGCGTTCTGACGTCCAACACCGTTATGTTCGGAGCAAGTGCCCTCTTTCTTTGGGCGGGAAGCATCATTTGGGGGACAGGATCGCAACAGGAGAGTTTTTCGTTGAACGTAGCGGGGTCAGTTCTCTTTATTGGAGCGGGGACCGCCGGCGTGTTTTTACTCCGTAGCCGGTCCTTGCGATCTCTCCCGCCGACTATGGTCGGGGCCTACCACAATCTCATTCCTATCTGCACCATCGGCATAGCACACTTCTCTCTCGACGAACCGTTGCCGCTGTCGACGATCCTCGGTGCCATCGCAGTCCTACTGGGATCGGAATTAGTCAGACGGGCCTCTTCCTTCGGCTTCTCCCTCACCTGGCCCAGTTGGGGCGTCAGGCGGGACCTCGCTCCCACATGGACCGCCGCCCCTGCAGCCATTCGATCCTACTCAAAACGATTCCAACGGTGA
- a CDS encoding lysylphosphatidylglycerol synthase transmembrane domain-containing protein, with protein MLRLLLLFIGLLTLGFLVWHVGPGNIYEAAARLGPVALLAILIPSLIMYVIEAYGWKVTLGPAAKHVPFWRLLAIRTAGEVVNMTTPTAYVGGEPLKAYLLRTHHVPMVEGLASVVIAKTTMTIAEVLFILLGIMLAFWTLGVDSSSGHTVAAALLSVALLLFGTAAFVCVQRKGLFTWMLEFLRKIGLRIGFLESREEQLRSLDRTILDFYTNNRPAFYTSTGLFFLGWLAEALEVFVMIYYLDGPAMVLSAMSIGALSVFIKGGTFFIPGSLGAQDGGNLLLLKAFGYSDVTGITFALLRRFRELVWIGVGLLCLLLIGKQTRPIQADHARNSSV; from the coding sequence GTGCTCAGACTACTTCTCCTATTCATTGGTCTCCTCACCCTCGGATTCCTCGTTTGGCATGTCGGCCCCGGCAACATCTATGAGGCAGCGGCCAGGCTTGGCCCGGTTGCACTCCTCGCCATCCTCATTCCCTCTCTCATCATGTACGTGATCGAAGCCTATGGATGGAAGGTCACGCTCGGCCCGGCAGCGAAGCACGTGCCGTTCTGGCGATTGCTCGCGATCCGAACCGCCGGCGAAGTCGTAAACATGACGACGCCGACTGCCTACGTCGGCGGCGAACCACTTAAGGCTTATTTGCTCAGAACGCATCACGTGCCGATGGTGGAAGGATTGGCATCCGTCGTCATTGCTAAGACGACGATGACGATTGCTGAAGTGCTGTTCATTCTGCTCGGCATCATGCTGGCGTTCTGGACGCTGGGCGTCGATAGCTCGTCGGGGCACACGGTCGCAGCCGCCTTGCTCAGCGTCGCGCTTCTGCTGTTTGGTACGGCGGCATTTGTGTGTGTCCAGCGGAAGGGTCTCTTTACCTGGATGCTGGAGTTCTTGCGGAAAATCGGACTCAGGATCGGGTTCTTAGAATCACGCGAGGAACAACTGCGTTCGCTGGATCGGACAATTCTGGATTTCTATACCAATAACCGGCCAGCGTTTTACACGTCGACGGGACTTTTCTTCCTCGGCTGGTTGGCGGAAGCCCTGGAAGTGTTCGTCATGATTTATTATCTCGACGGGCCCGCGATGGTGCTCTCTGCTATGTCCATCGGTGCACTCTCGGTCTTCATCAAAGGCGGCACATTTTTCATCCCTGGCAGCCTCGGCGCACAAGACGGCGGCAATCTGCTGCTCCTCAAAGCCTTCGGGTATTCAGACGTCACGGGCATCACCTTCGCACTGCTGCGGCGGTTTCGCGAACTGGTCTGGATTGGGGTGGGTCTTCTGTGTTTGCTACTCATCGGAAAACAAACTCGACCCATTCAGGCTGATCATGCACGAAACTCTTCGGTGTGA
- a CDS encoding CDP-alcohol phosphatidyltransferase family protein encodes MSESLIQKRAEVQGLATAILLPSIDILDESGRLPVRRVGPLTQVVGIGLFQRTVLTLQRAGIRQLIVLVGAEEDQLKHALGKGPRLTIPVRWMPIREFPLDDSRTWESLAAESGGFCLVSGVRGVFSRQLIEHLRREVQDGQVMLVARASTVWDQQERRLGLRVTAEGERLLSLGSSRQDDAALIATDVVVLPSNFISAAGRDGIESGTVPLRRWLERAAEVGCVRVLSTESNPTQWYQDLRDPADVQLAERKLFSSLKGEYEGFVDRFFNRKLSRWFTRVFLAFGFSPNAVTLVATGIGLISAACFAFGSYQAGVIAAVLFQLSAVIDCCDGEVARLTFTESPFGAWLDIALDNVVHMAIFVGIAAGSYLRDVGHEGAWVPLALGAAAVLGNALSFTLVNKAQRIKSASEWKTPVHAAWSDFMLKNVASRDFSVMVLLFACIDKLEWFLWMAAIGSMTFVAVMLWVLRPSAVTRA; translated from the coding sequence ATGAGCGAAAGTCTCATCCAGAAACGGGCGGAGGTGCAGGGGTTGGCTACGGCCATCCTATTGCCCTCGATCGATATTCTCGATGAATCAGGGCGCTTGCCGGTTCGTCGTGTCGGTCCGCTGACGCAGGTCGTCGGCATCGGGCTCTTTCAGCGCACGGTGCTCACGCTGCAACGAGCCGGAATCCGTCAGCTGATCGTGTTGGTGGGGGCGGAAGAAGATCAATTAAAACACGCATTAGGGAAGGGACCGCGCCTGACTATTCCGGTCCGCTGGATGCCCATTCGAGAGTTTCCGCTAGACGATTCGCGCACGTGGGAATCGCTTGCAGCCGAGTCGGGAGGCTTCTGTCTGGTTTCGGGAGTCAGAGGCGTCTTCTCACGCCAGTTGATCGAGCATTTGCGTCGGGAAGTACAGGATGGCCAGGTGATGCTCGTGGCGCGGGCTTCCACAGTATGGGATCAACAGGAACGACGCTTAGGGTTGCGCGTCACAGCGGAAGGTGAACGGCTCCTGTCGCTCGGGTCGTCGAGACAGGATGATGCCGCCTTGATCGCGACGGACGTGGTCGTTCTCCCGTCCAACTTCATAAGTGCCGCGGGTCGGGACGGAATCGAAAGTGGGACCGTGCCGCTTCGCCGGTGGCTTGAACGGGCTGCGGAAGTGGGGTGTGTGCGTGTGCTCAGCACGGAGTCGAATCCGACCCAGTGGTATCAGGACCTGCGCGACCCTGCCGACGTCCAGCTCGCCGAACGCAAGCTCTTCTCCTCGCTCAAGGGCGAGTACGAAGGGTTTGTCGATCGCTTCTTCAATCGTAAGCTCTCCCGCTGGTTCACACGCGTGTTCCTGGCCTTCGGTTTTTCGCCCAATGCCGTTACGCTGGTGGCCACGGGGATCGGCCTCATCTCGGCGGCATGCTTCGCCTTCGGTTCCTACCAGGCGGGCGTGATCGCGGCAGTGCTGTTCCAGTTGTCGGCCGTCATCGATTGCTGCGACGGCGAAGTCGCGCGCCTCACGTTTACGGAGTCTCCCTTCGGCGCCTGGCTCGATATCGCGCTCGACAACGTCGTGCATATGGCCATCTTCGTCGGGATCGCCGCCGGCTCGTACTTGCGGGATGTGGGTCATGAAGGCGCGTGGGTGCCGCTGGCCTTGGGTGCGGCGGCGGTGCTCGGAAACGCCCTGTCTTTCACGCTGGTGAACAAAGCGCAGAGGATCAAATCCGCGAGTGAATGGAAGACGCCGGTGCATGCCGCCTGGTCGGACTTCATGCTCAAGAACGTCGCCAGCCGGGATTTCTCGGTGATGGTGTTACTCTTCGCGTGCATTGACAAACTGGAGTGGTTTCTTTGGATGGCCGCTATCGGATCGATGACGTTCGTCGCTGTGATGCTGTGGGTGCTCCGTCCGTCCGCCGTGACCCGTGCGTAG
- a CDS encoding phosphocholine cytidylyltransferase family protein translates to MKAIILAAGVGKRLWPVTQHRPKCLIQIGGQTLLHRYLTALASLGIQRADIVVGYKQEMIRSAVEADSRGVRVNFLVNEQFHRGSISSLWVARSVLDDDVIIMDADVLFHREVLRRLVQSPWPNCLLMDDTVKQTGEECMVVAEGGRVIALTKKMPLRYDVAGEGVGFLKVRHADTPHVVASLRTYVDREAWNMEYEDALLEFFKNVKVGYETVGGLAWIEIDFTEDVAKAEREILPKL, encoded by the coding sequence ATGAAAGCCATCATCCTGGCAGCCGGTGTCGGGAAGCGCCTTTGGCCGGTCACCCAACATCGTCCCAAGTGCCTCATTCAAATCGGCGGGCAGACGTTGCTTCACCGCTATTTGACGGCGTTGGCCAGTCTGGGCATCCAGCGCGCCGATATCGTGGTGGGGTACAAGCAGGAGATGATACGGTCGGCCGTGGAAGCTGATTCCCGGGGCGTCCGTGTGAACTTTCTGGTTAACGAGCAATTTCATCGCGGGAGCATTTCGTCGCTTTGGGTTGCGCGGAGCGTGTTGGACGACGATGTCATTATTATGGATGCCGATGTCCTTTTTCACCGCGAAGTCTTGAGACGATTGGTGCAGTCGCCCTGGCCCAATTGTCTCTTGATGGACGACACTGTGAAACAGACCGGTGAAGAATGCATGGTTGTTGCGGAGGGGGGCCGGGTGATCGCGCTGACAAAGAAGATGCCGCTCCGGTATGATGTGGCCGGCGAAGGAGTGGGATTTTTGAAGGTCCGCCACGCTGATACTCCGCACGTCGTCGCTTCCTTGAGAACCTATGTGGACCGTGAAGCCTGGAACATGGAATACGAAGACGCCCTGCTGGAGTTTTTCAAGAACGTGAAGGTCGGGTACGAGACCGTCGGCGGGCTGGCCTGGATCGAGATCGATTTTACAGAAGACGTTGCAAAGGCGGAACGAGAGATCCTTCCGAAACTCTAA
- a CDS encoding alanine--glyoxylate aminotransferase family protein, producing MILLNPGPVNVSERVRQALLRPDICHRETEFTELLYRIQSKLLQAFVPGAESDYAAALITGSGTSAVEAALMSSIPHGKRMLVLNNGVYGERISQIVGLNRLGVSELKYEWTVCPDPERLRLALRQHPEVHGVAMVHHETTTGLINPVKEIAEVVDSQNRVFILDAVSGLAGESVDIAGPHIYMVAGTAGKCIQGFPGVSFVLVRKGFLEQMRKYPKRSWYLHLTHYIDDQGRGTVPFTPAVQLYYAFDEALSELLEEGVAKRIQRYRNISTFIRDRMAKLGVKPLLPPEHQSNTITAYHLPAGLTYAQLHDKLKEQGYVIYAGQGQLEGQIFRIANMGVLSQAQIQGFLDAFERICTAA from the coding sequence ATGATTCTTCTCAATCCTGGTCCAGTCAACGTAAGCGAGCGCGTTCGTCAGGCATTGCTGCGTCCGGACATCTGCCATCGAGAGACCGAATTCACCGAGCTGCTCTACAGAATTCAAAGTAAACTCTTGCAAGCCTTCGTGCCCGGTGCGGAATCCGACTACGCGGCAGCGCTCATCACCGGGTCCGGGACCTCGGCAGTAGAAGCAGCCTTGATGTCGTCGATCCCTCACGGCAAGCGCATGCTCGTGTTAAACAATGGTGTGTATGGCGAACGGATCTCGCAAATCGTTGGATTGAATCGGTTAGGCGTCTCCGAACTCAAATACGAGTGGACGGTCTGCCCCGACCCGGAGCGATTGCGCCTTGCGCTGCGACAACATCCGGAAGTCCACGGGGTAGCGATGGTCCACCACGAAACCACGACTGGCCTCATCAATCCCGTGAAGGAGATCGCCGAAGTTGTTGATAGCCAGAATCGAGTGTTTATCCTGGACGCGGTCAGCGGGTTGGCAGGAGAATCTGTTGATATCGCCGGGCCGCACATCTATATGGTGGCCGGCACGGCTGGGAAGTGCATCCAGGGATTTCCCGGCGTCTCGTTTGTGCTGGTGCGGAAGGGGTTTCTTGAGCAGATGCGGAAATACCCCAAGCGCTCCTGGTATCTCCATCTCACGCACTATATCGACGATCAAGGCCGCGGAACGGTGCCGTTTACGCCGGCCGTGCAACTTTACTATGCTTTCGACGAGGCGCTCAGCGAATTGCTGGAAGAAGGAGTCGCGAAGCGCATTCAACGGTACAGGAACATCTCGACCTTCATTCGGGACCGCATGGCGAAGCTCGGTGTGAAGCCGCTGTTGCCACCGGAACACCAGTCCAACACCATCACGGCCTATCACCTGCCGGCTGGTTTGACCTACGCTCAGCTCCACGACAAGTTGAAGGAGCAGGGCTACGTCATCTATGCCGGTCAGGGACAACTCGAAGGGCAGATTTTTCGCATTGCCAACATGGGGGTGCTGTCGCAGGCTCAAATCCAGGGATTCCTCGACGCCTTCGAACGCATCTGCACGGCCGCATGA
- a CDS encoding thiamine pyrophosphate-dependent enzyme, whose product MRPEEGAMQSRAMAMTALLELLTDQPVIICNGFPSREAQKIADRSTHFYMIGSMGSAAAIGLGVALAKPNKQVVIFDGDGNVLMGMGTLATVGALKPKNFIHVVFDNEVYGTTGNQPTISNVVPLEKVAKAAGYVNVERVREREDLTYEFKDMLKKDGPSMLLIKVNELAEDVGRVVLNPPDITKRFMKAIE is encoded by the coding sequence ATGAGACCAGAAGAAGGCGCGATGCAAAGCCGGGCCATGGCGATGACGGCGCTGTTAGAACTCTTGACCGATCAACCGGTCATCATATGTAACGGGTTCCCCTCGCGCGAGGCGCAAAAGATCGCCGACCGTTCCACCCATTTCTACATGATCGGCTCGATGGGCTCAGCAGCGGCGATCGGGCTCGGGGTGGCTCTGGCAAAGCCGAACAAACAGGTCGTCATATTCGACGGCGATGGGAATGTACTGATGGGGATGGGTACCCTCGCCACCGTCGGAGCATTGAAGCCGAAGAATTTCATCCACGTCGTGTTCGATAACGAAGTGTACGGCACGACCGGCAATCAGCCCACGATCTCCAACGTCGTGCCTCTCGAAAAGGTGGCGAAAGCCGCCGGGTACGTCAACGTGGAGCGCGTGCGCGAGCGAGAAGATCTCACCTACGAGTTCAAAGACATGCTCAAGAAGGACGGCCCGAGCATGTTGCTGATCAAGGTCAACGAATTGGCTGAAGATGTGGGCCGGGTCGTCCTTAATCCGCCGGATATTACGAAGCGGTTTATGAAAGCGATAGAATAG
- a CDS encoding thiamine pyrophosphate-binding protein yields the protein MIESDAFVQALQDMGVNFFTGVPDSILGGIIAELMERRLYTPAVREDEAVAMAAGAYMAGKIPAVLMQNSGLGTSLNTLISLNYIYQQPCILIVSWRGHLGKDAPEHLVMGEVMPQFLDTMKIPHRTLTEKTAIEDCKWVAETFMKKRIPLALIITKGVVKGLHP from the coding sequence ATGATCGAGAGCGACGCCTTTGTGCAAGCCCTTCAGGATATGGGAGTGAACTTCTTTACGGGAGTTCCTGATTCGATCCTGGGCGGTATCATCGCCGAATTGATGGAGCGCCGCCTCTACACACCGGCGGTGCGGGAAGATGAAGCCGTGGCCATGGCAGCGGGGGCCTACATGGCAGGAAAAATCCCGGCTGTCTTGATGCAAAACTCGGGGTTGGGCACGTCGCTCAACACCCTCATCTCACTGAATTACATCTACCAGCAGCCCTGCATCCTCATCGTGTCGTGGCGGGGGCATCTCGGGAAGGATGCGCCGGAACATCTCGTGATGGGTGAGGTCATGCCCCAGTTTCTCGACACCATGAAGATCCCGCACCGGACGCTCACCGAAAAGACCGCCATTGAGGATTGCAAGTGGGTGGCGGAGACGTTCATGAAGAAGCGCATCCCCCTGGCGCTGATCATTACCAAAGGGGTCGTGAAGGGGCTGCATCCATGA
- a CDS encoding isocitrate lyase/phosphoenolpyruvate mutase family protein codes for MTNAAKLRALLKRPGVIRAVGAHDALSARLIEQAGFDAIWASGFAISASLKCIPDASFITSSEQLDVERRIAEAVSIPIIADCDTGYGNALNVMRTVNDRERAGVAAICIEDNVYPKRCSFYAGVRRELIPIEEHCGKIKAAKAAQIYPDFVIIARTEALIAGWGQDEALKRAEAYAEAGADAVLIHSKSKTFDELKKVYKAWSGRVPLVVVPTIFDQTTAAEMEAAGAKIIIYANQPVRAAIRAMKETLDLINKDTRPGAANDRIVTLPEVYEIVGVPQMEEDEKQFLPVGGEKITAIIPAAGFEKQLLPLIEDKPKCLLDIKGKTILERAVAALNECNIKDIALIRGYKKEAITLPNIRYYDNDRYEDTGELFSVFCAENEMKGRTIILYGDIIFDTAILEKLLKSPADIAVVVDLAWHDQQQRHAHTLHLNPDLVTLDDPPGKSYLSRFVMPEGEHRVTKIGQQLPHDQAHGEFIGMAMFSEKGIAAFRASYRTALDKHKAAGFHEAGTLTKASLTDLLQELIDQGHRIDAVPIFKGWMEVDSFEEYQKAWAKLRQ; via the coding sequence ATGACGAACGCCGCTAAACTTCGTGCTCTGCTCAAACGCCCCGGTGTAATCAGAGCCGTTGGAGCCCATGACGCCCTGAGTGCGCGCCTGATTGAGCAAGCCGGATTCGATGCGATTTGGGCGAGTGGGTTTGCTATTTCGGCCTCGCTCAAATGCATCCCGGATGCGAGCTTTATCACCTCCAGTGAACAACTCGACGTCGAACGCCGCATTGCAGAAGCCGTCTCGATTCCGATTATCGCCGACTGTGACACCGGTTACGGCAATGCGCTGAACGTCATGCGCACGGTCAACGATCGTGAACGGGCGGGTGTCGCCGCCATCTGCATTGAAGATAATGTGTACCCGAAACGCTGCAGCTTCTACGCCGGCGTCCGCCGCGAACTCATCCCCATCGAAGAACATTGCGGCAAGATCAAGGCGGCCAAAGCCGCACAGATATATCCGGACTTCGTCATCATCGCGAGGACCGAAGCGTTGATCGCCGGGTGGGGGCAGGACGAAGCGTTGAAGCGGGCGGAGGCCTATGCCGAAGCCGGCGCCGATGCGGTCCTGATTCACTCAAAGTCCAAAACATTCGATGAACTCAAGAAGGTGTACAAAGCCTGGTCCGGCCGCGTGCCGCTTGTCGTAGTGCCGACGATTTTCGACCAGACCACGGCCGCGGAAATGGAAGCGGCCGGTGCGAAAATCATCATCTATGCAAACCAACCGGTTCGGGCAGCCATCCGTGCCATGAAAGAGACGTTGGATCTCATCAACAAAGATACGCGCCCCGGCGCCGCGAACGATCGTATCGTCACACTGCCCGAAGTCTATGAGATCGTCGGCGTGCCGCAGATGGAGGAAGACGAAAAGCAGTTTCTCCCCGTTGGCGGAGAGAAAATCACCGCCATTATTCCAGCGGCTGGGTTCGAAAAGCAGTTGCTTCCCTTGATTGAAGACAAGCCGAAGTGTTTGCTCGACATTAAAGGGAAAACGATTCTGGAACGAGCGGTGGCCGCACTCAATGAATGCAACATCAAGGATATCGCCTTGATCCGCGGCTATAAGAAGGAAGCGATCACGCTCCCCAATATCCGTTACTACGACAACGATCGCTACGAAGACACGGGTGAACTGTTTTCGGTCTTTTGCGCCGAGAACGAAATGAAGGGGCGGACGATCATCCTCTATGGCGACATCATTTTCGACACTGCGATTTTGGAAAAGCTGCTCAAGAGTCCGGCGGACATCGCTGTGGTCGTCGATCTCGCCTGGCACGACCAGCAGCAGCGCCATGCCCACACGTTGCATTTGAACCCCGATCTCGTGACCCTTGACGATCCCCCCGGCAAGAGTTACTTGTCCCGATTCGTGATGCCCGAGGGGGAACACCGGGTGACAAAAATCGGCCAGCAGCTCCCCCATGACCAGGCGCACGGGGAGTTCATTGGCATGGCAATGTTCTCAGAAAAGGGGATCGCGGCGTTCCGCGCCTCTTATCGCACGGCGCTCGACAAGCATAAGGCAGCCGGGTTCCATGAGGCAGGCACCCTCACAAAAGCCTCTCTGACAGACCTTCTCCAAGAACTGATCGATCAGGGTCACCGGATTGATGCAGTTCCGATTTTCAAAGGCTGGATGGAAGTGGACTCCTTCGAGGAATACCAAAAAGCCTGGGCCAAGCTGCGGCAATAA
- a CDS encoding PilZ domain-containing protein: protein MKLKTPDPAAKSGPVKTFAPLDRRYAERAPTNCRVVYTGADGARIVQVEGALQDLSKTGCKILGKTQPVMGGDLTIQFYIEDGGAPLCVTGGQVTWVKGLSFAIRFPRLTPEERRRVQEVIWRNVKLSSATHNRTAFRIT from the coding sequence ATGAAGCTGAAAACGCCTGATCCCGCAGCCAAAAGCGGTCCCGTCAAAACCTTCGCCCCCCTTGATAGACGGTATGCAGAACGAGCCCCCACTAACTGCAGGGTGGTTTACACTGGTGCAGACGGGGCACGGATCGTTCAGGTCGAGGGTGCGCTTCAAGACCTCTCCAAAACGGGCTGCAAGATTCTCGGAAAGACCCAGCCGGTCATGGGTGGAGATCTGACTATACAGTTTTATATCGAAGACGGAGGGGCTCCTTTGTGCGTGACCGGAGGCCAAGTCACCTGGGTAAAGGGACTCTCCTTCGCCATTCGATTTCCACGACTCACTCCTGAGGAACGACGGCGGGTGCAAGAGGTCATCTGGAGGAACGTGAAGTTGTCGTCGGCCACTCATAATCGAACGGCCTTTCGTATCACATAA
- a CDS encoding PilZ domain-containing protein: MKNRSLNIVDDAPALMNQTDRRRIVRVPTRFVLTYSGMDAGHMLIGDGMVTNLSEGGIGIFGNRLVKLGMELALFVDLPGTKEPVCFSEGRVLWVAGRQFGVQLLSVQIDARHQLRSFLWNHQKP, from the coding sequence ATGAAGAACCGGAGTTTAAATATTGTGGACGATGCGCCTGCACTCATGAATCAAACTGATCGTCGGCGCATCGTGCGTGTTCCGACACGGTTCGTTTTGACGTACTCCGGGATGGACGCGGGGCACATGCTCATTGGCGACGGGATGGTGACGAATCTGTCAGAGGGCGGAATCGGTATCTTCGGCAACCGTCTGGTCAAACTAGGAATGGAGCTTGCTCTCTTCGTCGACCTCCCCGGGACAAAAGAGCCGGTCTGTTTTTCGGAGGGACGCGTGTTGTGGGTCGCAGGACGTCAATTCGGCGTGCAACTCCTTAGCGTGCAGATTGACGCACGGCATCAACTTCGTTCCTTCTTGTGGAATCATCAGAAGCCTTAA
- a CDS encoding PilZ domain-containing protein has translation MKSLRARTDKSLYQTVAPCNRREADRMPVDFGLMYSAQDAKGDLIMGDGVATNLSQKGLGIRGDATVTPGTELTLFLYLPDGRDPLFVMEARVMWAAGHHFGVRLLKMNVRELNRLHSFLRANSPL, from the coding sequence ATGAAGTCGTTAAGAGCACGTACAGACAAGTCACTGTATCAGACCGTTGCCCCCTGTAATCGTCGAGAGGCCGACCGCATGCCGGTCGATTTCGGCCTGATGTACTCGGCCCAGGATGCGAAGGGTGACTTGATCATGGGAGACGGCGTGGCCACGAACCTGTCTCAAAAGGGCCTGGGTATCAGAGGCGACGCCACAGTCACCCCCGGGACGGAATTGACGTTGTTCCTTTACTTACCCGACGGACGAGACCCCCTCTTTGTGATGGAGGCTAGAGTGATGTGGGCTGCAGGCCATCACTTCGGCGTACGATTACTGAAAATGAACGTGAGAGAATTGAATCGTCTCCACTCTTTCTTGCGGGCCAATAGTCCGCTCTGA
- a CDS encoding TetR/AcrR family transcriptional regulator: protein MPSRPARKATRVSSQERQASLIASAASLFAAKGFNGTTTKEIAKAAGVSEALVFKYFPTKRALYAAILAEKVTVSELLEAVEEATKKRDDRRVFTLIASYRIRPGVDPTLLRLLLFSALEGHELSDMFFGKQHKIFYDHLATYIQSRIQERAFRKVDPLLAARAFIGMVVHHRLLHEIFGVPMHRPHEETVATYVELFLNGLKQPPVGGAT, encoded by the coding sequence ATGCCATCTCGTCCTGCCCGCAAAGCAACGCGTGTCTCCAGTCAAGAGCGTCAAGCCAGCTTGATCGCCTCCGCAGCCTCACTGTTTGCGGCTAAGGGCTTCAACGGGACAACCACGAAGGAAATCGCAAAGGCGGCGGGGGTCAGCGAGGCCTTGGTCTTTAAGTACTTCCCGACAAAGCGTGCCTTGTACGCCGCCATACTTGCTGAAAAGGTCACCGTGAGTGAGTTGCTGGAAGCCGTGGAGGAAGCCACCAAGAAACGTGACGACCGGCGGGTTTTCACATTGATCGCCAGCTATCGGATCAGACCAGGGGTCGACCCGACGCTCCTACGGCTATTGCTCTTCAGCGCATTGGAAGGCCATGAGCTTTCCGACATGTTCTTCGGGAAGCAGCACAAAATCTTTTATGATCACTTGGCGACCTACATTCAATCACGCATTCAGGAACGGGCTTTTCGAAAAGTCGATCCTCTCCTCGCCGCTCGGGCTTTCATCGGAATGGTCGTCCACCACCGGCTGCTGCACGAGATTTTCGGTGTCCCGATGCATCGGCCCCACGAAGAGACGGTCGCCACCTACGTCGAACTCTTTTTAAACGGTTTGAAACAGCCTCCGGTTGGTGGTGCCACGTGA